A stretch of Gambusia affinis linkage group LG10, SWU_Gaff_1.0, whole genome shotgun sequence DNA encodes these proteins:
- the xcr1a.1 gene encoding chemokine (C motif) receptor 1a, duplicate 1, which translates to MESFLNSSFEYDQDYDDEVCDKSEVVKFGSIAIPIFFSIVITLSLTGNILVFVILALYENMKSLTNIFIANLAISDLVFTIGLPFWAIYDVWGWVFSETACKIVHFVFFTGFYSSVLFLTIMTIYRYLVVVHPLSDMSSLKLGTGFILSVLMWMISIGAAMPSLLQTALVSVHHNGTHSLGCEYKDMQWKIIGMSQQNVFFLVAFAVIGFCYIQILKRITRTKSRTKNRAVKLVFCIVAVFFIGWVPYNMVIFLRVLHHSDVQPFNDCDISIQLDYAFYICRLIAFSHCCLNPVFYAFVGVTFRNHLKSLLHRMFRRPSPVDDQEIRMQNLVSRGSMY; encoded by the coding sequence ATGGAATCCTTTTTAAACTCTTCTTTTGAATACGACCAGGACTATGATGATGAAGTCTGTGACAAAAGTGAAGTGGTTAAATTTGGATCCATCGCCattccaattttcttttcaatcgTCATCACTCTGAGTCTCACAGGAAACATCCTCGTCTTCGTCATCTTGGCTTtgtatgaaaacatgaaatctcTGACCAACATCTTCATTGCCAACCTTGCCATCTCTGACCTTGTCTTCACTATCGGTCTCCCCTTCTGGGCCATCTACGACGTCTGGGGATGGGTGTTTTCAGAGACTGCCTGCAAGATTgtgcattttgtctttttcactgGGTTTTACAGTAGCGTCCTCTTTCTGACCATCATGACCATCTacaggtatttggttgtggtcCACCCGCTCTCTGACATGAGTTCTCTAAAACTTGGGACTGGGTTTATTCTGTCTGTCCTCATGTGGATGATCAGCATTGGAGCAGCCATGCCTTCCTTGCTACAAACTGCTCTCGTCTCAGTCCATCACAATGGTACACACTCCTTGGGCTGTGAATATAAAGACATGCAATGGAAAATCATTGGTATGTCCCAAcagaatgttttcttcttggttGCATTTGCAGTGATTGGTTTCTGttacattcagattttaaagaGGATCACCAGAACGAAGTCTCGCACAAAGAACAGAGcagtaaaattagttttttgcaTCGTGGCCGTCTTTTTCATAGGCTGGGTGCCTTACAACATGGTGATCTTTTTGAGAGTTTTACATCACAGTGACGTTCAGCCATTTAATGATTGTGATATTAGTATCCAGCTTGACTATGCCTTTTATATTTGTCGACTGATTGCTTTCTCTCATTGCTGCTTGAACCCTGTCTTCTATGCATTTGTTGGTGTGACGTTCAGAAATCATTTAAAGTCACTGCTGCATCGAATGTTCAGGCGCCCGAGTCCAGTTGATGATCAGGAAATAAGAATGCAGAATCTGGTATCACGTGGCTCAATGTACTAG